CATGTAGCCACTTGCTTGAGCGGGAAAACCCCAACTGCTTTCGGAGGCTCGGGTTTATCAAATGGCTCACTGGCAATCTTAGCGGCATGAGCCCTCGTGGTTTCGAGGTTAGGGTAGTTCTCCCCCCTCCTCCTCAAACGTGCTGTCGTTTTTGATGTGAAAGAAAAATCGCGCCATTCGACTGCCCTCTCGGTTTTCGAACATGTTTCTTGCCCCTCGTGTCAACCGTCGCCCGCACTAAGGCTGGCAGACTGCGAAAGTGATATTGCGATCTCCGCGAGCCAAGCCATTGAAGGAACTGTGATCACGGCCGCTGCTGCGCCCGGTTGGATCAGTTGGGCCAATCTCGGGTCCGGCACCCATGCGGCGCGGGCGCTTTCCGCCTCAATCACCCGCGCCGGGATTTGGTGAGAAGTATTGGAGTTTGTCCGGCTTCCCCTCCCACTCCTTAGAGTCGGGCGGGGGCGCTTTTTTGACCGCAATATTTGGCCAGACTTTCGCGTATTCCGCATTTAGCGACAGCCATTTCTCGAGCCCCGGCTCGGTGTCCGCCTTGATCGCGTCGACCGGGCATTCCGGCACGCAGATCCCGCAATCGATGCATTCGTCCGGGTGGATGACGA
The window above is part of the Candidatus Saccharimonadia bacterium genome. Proteins encoded here:
- the fdxA gene encoding ferredoxin FdxA — protein: MTYVVNESCIKCKLMDCVEVCPVDCFYEGENMLVIHPDECIDCGICVPECPVDAIKADTEPGLEKWLSLNAEYAKVWPNIAVKKAPPPDSKEWEGKPDKLQYFSPNPGAGD